Genomic DNA from Thermodesulfovibrionales bacterium:
TCACGGGGGAAGTCGCGAGCGTCCTCGCGATTTCCGCGATGATCATGAGCAATGGGGGCTTCCATCTTGACGGGCTTGCCGACACCTTCGACGGCCTGGCGGTGAAATCAAGCGGAGACAGGGGAGCTGACAGAGAGAGGCGTCTCAGCGTGATGAAAGACAGCGCTACGGGAGCGATCGGGGTCGTTGCCGTAGTACTCGCCATCATCCTGAAATACCTCATCCTGGCTGATCTCCTCATGAAGGCGCCGAAAGATACCGCCTCATCCTTGTTGTTCCTCATGCCGGTGTTTTCGAAGTGGGTCATCGTCGCCTCCCTGTACCTCGGGACGTCGGCGCGGCAGGACGGACTGGGGAAGATGTTTATCGATTCCGTCACGATAAGCACGGTCATCCTTTCGTCATTCTGCTCGATCCTGTTCTGCTTCATCGTCTCTGCACTTTATCTCTACCCGCCATACGGCCCAAGTGTGCTCGCGCTCTTTTTCTCCCTCTACGCCGTGTTCACTGTCTTCAGCTTTGCGGCGGGCTGGTTCTGCAAGAGGAGATTCGGCGGCTTGGCGGGAGACAATTTCGGTGCGATCAATGAAATCGCGGAAATCCTTTTTCTCTTCATGGCGGTGCTATGGTTACAACGCTCTATTTAGTCAGGCACGGTGAAACGGAAGGGAGCGGGGTGAAACGCTATCACGGCAGCATCGATGTCCCGATCTCGGAAAGGGGAATCCGGCAGCTGAGGGATGCATCAGCCTTTATTCGGGGATATCTGAAAACCCTCGGTGCCTCACGGCGTTCGAGTTATCTGAGAGAGGTCCATCGTGTTTCCGAAGCCGCTTCTGGATGCGGAGTCAGGGAAGAGAGACTCCAGGCGGTCTACTGTTCAGATCTCAGCAGGGCGGTGAGGAGCGCGGAGATAATCGCCGAGCCCTATGCGCTGCAGGCCATGATCATTCCCGACTTCAGGGAACGGAATTTTGGCGTCTGGGAAGGGATGACCTTTACCGAGATTAAGGAAGCGTATCCATCCGAATTTGAGTCGTGGGCAGGCAACCCCCTGCGATACAATCCCCCCGGAGGAGAGAACACAGTCGAGGTGAAAGAGAGGGTCTGCAGGGCATTGGACAGGGTTTTATCGAGTCATCCTGAAGAGAATATAGCGGTCGTCGCTCATGGAGGGGTGAACAGAATCATCCTCTGTCACCTGCTCGGCGTCCCCCTGGAGAATATCTTCAGAATCGAACAGGACTATGGAGCGGTGAATGTCATCGAATTCTGGGAGAGATATCCCGTTGTGAAGCTCATGAACCGGGGAGCGCATGAGTAAGGCGCTCATGATTCAGGGGACCGGCTCAGGAGTGGGCAAGAGCATCATCGTCGCCGGGCTCTGCAGATTGTTTAGTGATTGGGGAATGAATGTCGCCCCTTTCAAGGCGCAGAATATGGCCCTGAATTCGTTCATAACAAGAGAAGGCGGCGAGATAGGCCGTGCTCAGGCAGTCCAGGCGGAAGCGGCGAGGATCGAGCCGTCGGTCGACATGAATCCGATACTGCTCAAGGCCACGGGTGAGGCAAGCTCCCAGGTGATCATGAACGGCAGGGTCCATTCCGATATGAAGGCGAATGATTATTACGCGTTCAAACATGAGGCCTGGAGGGCGGTCACGCAGGCGTATGAGCGGTTGTCATTGAAACATGATGTCATCGTTATCGAGGGCGCGGGAAGTCCGGCGGAGATTAACCTCATGGATGATGAGATCGTGAACATGAAGGTTGCGCGGCATGCGAATGCCCCTGTCCTCCTCGTCGGCGACATCGACAAGGGAGGCGTCTTCGCATCCCTTCACGGTACCGTCGAACTCCTCAAAAACGGGAAATCGGATGCCGATTTCATCAGGGCCTTCATCGTAAACAAGTTCAGGGGAGATACCTCGATCCTGGAGCCGGGGCTCCGCATGATAGAGGAAAAGACCGGCAGGCCTGTCATCGGCGTGATACCCTATCTCGGTAGCCTCGGTCTCCAGGAGGAAGACGCGATACCGGCCGACCGTTTGCGAAACCGTTTCTCCCTTCATTCCTCCTCTCCTGAGGGCAGGATAAAGATCGTTGTGCTGGGACTCAGGTACATCGCTAATTTCACGGACTTTGATCCCTTTCTCTTCGAGCCGGGGGTTGATCTGACCTATTCCCTCTGGGACGGTGACATCGAAAGCGCTGATCTCATCTTCATTCCCGGCTCAAAAAACACGGTCAGAGACCTCCTGTTCCTCAAAGAACATGGCGTGGAGAGGAGTATCAAGAAGGCAGTCGAAAGGGGGACACCCCTCATAGGGATATGCGGAGGGTATCAGATGCTCGGAAAGACGATATATGATCCCGAGGGGATCGAAAGCGGGTGGAGAGAGACGGCAGGTTTCGGTTTTTTGGATACTGAGACCGTCTTCGAAAAGACGAAGGTGACTTCTCAGGTTGAGGCATACCCTTCCGGTATTGCGAGTTTGGGCTTCGGCGTGGACCACAAGGTCAGGGGGTACGAGATTCATATGGGCAGGACCTCAGGAGATCTCGGCCTCTTCAGGATAGTGAGATTCTCTTCCGATTCCCGCGACGAATACGCGGGACCGCTTTCGGAAGGCTCCGCAAAGGGAAATGTCTGGGGAACCTACATCCATGGTCTCTTTGATGACGATGGCTTCAGAAGGAGACTGCTCGATTCGGTCAGACAGAGAAAAGGGTTGGCGCCGCCAGGAGAGACGATAGGGTACGCAGAATTAAAGGAAAAGGCGATGGACGGGTGGGCAAAGACTCTGGAGGAGGCTCTCGATATGAATTTCGTCCTTAAGCTTGTCGGAATCAAGAAGAGGAGTGCGGTATAGATGCGGTTCTAAGCGACTGCCCTAGGCGGTCACAGAGAGGCATGCGAGGGGAATCCCGTGAGAACCGGGAACTGCCCCGCAACTGTAAAGGGAACAAAAGCCATGAGGCCACGGTCTCGAATGATCGGGACGGGAAGGCCGGTGAGTAGGTTGCCCTGAGTCAGGAGACCTTCGATGCCTGTAAAACGAATGCCCTTCGAGGGAAGAGGAGGTTTTATGGCGAGATACCGTGCCGGTTAGCACCGCGCAGTGAGGCTGTTCCGATAGCACGAAATCAAGGAGATGAAAGGATGGCAAAAATTTATGCATAGAGTATGGCTGGTGCTGTTAACAGTGTTTATCCTGTCATTCGCCCCGGGCGTCCGGGCGGAAGATAATGTGAAGATCGGAGAGGTGGTCGTGACTGCGGGGAGAATCGAGGAGCCCCTCGAGGAGACGACGAGCGATGTGACGGTTATCAAGGCTGAGGATATCAAGAAGATGAATGTGGTCCTTGTCCCGGAAGTCCTCCGGAAGGTTCCGGATCTCTCCGTCGTGCAGACCGGGGGCGACGGCAGGCTCACGCAGGTCTTCCTGCGGGGCGGAGATCCCAAGACGACGCTCGTCATGATAGACGGCGTCAAGGTCAACAGCATCGCCACGGGCGGCTATGATTTCTCAAAAGTGCCGGTGGAGGATATCGAGCGGATAGAGATCGTTAAGGGCTCCCAGAGCACGATTTACGGGTCTGAGGCGATGTCAGGAGTGATCAACATCATCACGAAGAAGGGAGAAGGGGGGAAACCGAAGTTTGTCCTCTCCTTTGAGGGGGGGTCATTCGGGACATACAGCCCTTCCCTGACCGTGTCAGGAGGCGATCAGGCCCTGAACTACCGATTTACCGGGTTGTATTACGATACGCAGGGCATATCGGCGGCAGCGGACGGGACCGAGAAGGACGGGTATAAGAACGGCTACGTGTCCGGGAATTTCGGCATCAAGCCCTCGACGAGTACCGAGATCGAGATCTTCGGGAATTACTCTTCCGACCGCACGGATCTCGATAATTTTGATTTCGTGACGGGCAGGGCGACTGATTCTTTGACCTTTGTCCAGAATGGATGGCACTACCTCGCAGGCGTGAGGGGCAAACTCTACCTCTTCGACAAGTGGGAGCAGGTGCTGACGCTTTCTGCCTACGGCGATCTCCTCAAGTTCAGGGACCCTCTTGTTCAATTCAATAACGCCGATGTCTTCGACAAGAGACAGATCGCTGACTGGCAGAACAATCTCTATCTCGCCGAAGCCGTTACGCTCACCGCAGGTCTCACCTATCAACATGAGAGCGCGGAGAATCGGGGCAACTTCGAAGAAGCGGTCATCGACAGGGCCGCGTACCTGAACAGCAAACTGAAGTTCTTCAAGGACGCCCTGATCGTCAACGCCGGCCTGAGATATGACAACTACGATCCATTCGGCAGCAAAACCACATATAAGGTCGGTGCCGCTTATACTATCAAGGAGATCGATGCGACGCTCAGGACAAGTTATGCGACCGGCTTCAGGGTGCCGTCGCTGAATGACCTCTTCTACCCTTTCTACGGAAACCCGCATCTGCAGCCTGAGGAGTCGAAATCATTTGAGGCGGGAGTCGTAAAGTCTTTTCTCGAGGAGAAACTGCAGCTGTCTGTCAGCTATTGGAACACCGATTATACGAATATGATACAGGCAGACCCCGTCACCTTTACGGCGGTCAATATCGCGAGCGCTTCCGTAAAGGGCGTAGAGGCAAGTGCTTCCTACCAGATCGATGCCTTCTCCCTGAGGGCGGGGTATACTTATCTCGACGCGAAGGATAAGGCGACAGACCTGCCGCTGAACTGGAGGCCGCAGAACAAGTTCGTCTTCAGCGCGGGATATGCAACTTCCGTCATCTCCGTGCTTGCGGATTACCTTTATGTCGGAGGTCGGTTTAATTCACAACTCGACGCCTCGATAGGAAGGAAGATGGCGCCCTATTCGCTCGTTAATCTAAGCGGGACATACAAGGTATCAAAGGTTATCGCTCTCTTCGCGAGGATCGAGAATATCTTTGATGCCCATTACGAGGAAGTATTGAGTTACGGGACAAAGGGGACGTCAGTGTATGGGGGCATCAGAGCAACCTTTTAGGACGATCTTCATCAGAAGGAGCGTACTCATATCGTTCTTTCTCCATTCGCTCGTCCTCTGCGCGGCCGCACTGCCCGTCACGCATGTGCCGCTTAAGGAAAGGATATTCATGGTAAAGATAGAAACGGAGCAGGCCGCGCGCCCTGCCGTTGAGAGGGGGCAGGGCGCTGCGGCCGGGAAGGAGGCGAGAGAGGAAAAGAAGAACATCAAGAGGCCGGGACTCCTAAGAAGGGTTGATGAGCAGATCAACCCGCCGCCGGAGAGCAGACGCGACCCCGGCACTGTCCGGAATACTCAGGAGACCGAAACAACGGCGGAGCAGCCTTCAGGCGTTTCCGCGGTTCAGGAGAGCGGCATCGCTTCGGATGGGGGGC
This window encodes:
- the cobS gene encoding adenosylcobinamide-GDP ribazoletransferase, whose protein sequence is MRGLILAFRFLTIIPIPVRVRGGVSALDLSRSAVFFPAVGAFQGLLAASVATVSLKLFTGEVASVLAISAMIMSNGGFHLDGLADTFDGLAVKSSGDRGADRERRLSVMKDSATGAIGVVAVVLAIILKYLILADLLMKAPKDTASSLLFLMPVFSKWVIVASLYLGTSARQDGLGKMFIDSVTISTVILSSFCSILFCFIVSALYLYPPYGPSVLALFFSLYAVFTVFSFAAGWFCKRRFGGLAGDNFGAINEIAEILFLFMAVLWLQRSI
- a CDS encoding histidine phosphatase family protein, coding for MVTTLYLVRHGETEGSGVKRYHGSIDVPISERGIRQLRDASAFIRGYLKTLGASRRSSYLREVHRVSEAASGCGVREERLQAVYCSDLSRAVRSAEIIAEPYALQAMIIPDFRERNFGVWEGMTFTEIKEAYPSEFESWAGNPLRYNPPGGENTVEVKERVCRALDRVLSSHPEENIAVVAHGGVNRIILCHLLGVPLENIFRIEQDYGAVNVIEFWERYPVVKLMNRGAHE
- a CDS encoding cobyric acid synthase encodes the protein MSKALMIQGTGSGVGKSIIVAGLCRLFSDWGMNVAPFKAQNMALNSFITREGGEIGRAQAVQAEAARIEPSVDMNPILLKATGEASSQVIMNGRVHSDMKANDYYAFKHEAWRAVTQAYERLSLKHDVIVIEGAGSPAEINLMDDEIVNMKVARHANAPVLLVGDIDKGGVFASLHGTVELLKNGKSDADFIRAFIVNKFRGDTSILEPGLRMIEEKTGRPVIGVIPYLGSLGLQEEDAIPADRLRNRFSLHSSSPEGRIKIVVLGLRYIANFTDFDPFLFEPGVDLTYSLWDGDIESADLIFIPGSKNTVRDLLFLKEHGVERSIKKAVERGTPLIGICGGYQMLGKTIYDPEGIESGWRETAGFGFLDTETVFEKTKVTSQVEAYPSGIASLGFGVDHKVRGYEIHMGRTSGDLGLFRIVRFSSDSRDEYAGPLSEGSAKGNVWGTYIHGLFDDDGFRRRLLDSVRQRKGLAPPGETIGYAELKEKAMDGWAKTLEEALDMNFVLKLVGIKKRSAV
- a CDS encoding TonB-dependent receptor produces the protein MHRVWLVLLTVFILSFAPGVRAEDNVKIGEVVVTAGRIEEPLEETTSDVTVIKAEDIKKMNVVLVPEVLRKVPDLSVVQTGGDGRLTQVFLRGGDPKTTLVMIDGVKVNSIATGGYDFSKVPVEDIERIEIVKGSQSTIYGSEAMSGVINIITKKGEGGKPKFVLSFEGGSFGTYSPSLTVSGGDQALNYRFTGLYYDTQGISAAADGTEKDGYKNGYVSGNFGIKPSTSTEIEIFGNYSSDRTDLDNFDFVTGRATDSLTFVQNGWHYLAGVRGKLYLFDKWEQVLTLSAYGDLLKFRDPLVQFNNADVFDKRQIADWQNNLYLAEAVTLTAGLTYQHESAENRGNFEEAVIDRAAYLNSKLKFFKDALIVNAGLRYDNYDPFGSKTTYKVGAAYTIKEIDATLRTSYATGFRVPSLNDLFYPFYGNPHLQPEESKSFEAGVVKSFLEEKLQLSVSYWNTDYTNMIQADPVTFTAVNIASASVKGVEASASYQIDAFSLRAGYTYLDAKDKATDLPLNWRPQNKFVFSAGYATSVISVLADYLYVGGRFNSQLDASIGRKMAPYSLVNLSGTYKVSKVIALFARIENIFDAHYEEVLSYGTKGTSVYGGIRATF
- a CDS encoding energy transducer TonB gives rise to the protein MGASEQPFRTIFIRRSVLISFFLHSLVLCAAALPVTHVPLKERIFMVKIETEQAARPAVERGQGAAAGKEAREEKKNIKRPGLLRRVDEQINPPPESRRDPGTVRNTQETETTAEQPSGVSAVQESGIASDGGQGLPSGAVEGFFGGGGVARGSMGASLYGAGSGSASARGSGGGEENYLRRIQELIERTKIYPHLARKRKQEGTVVVQFTMDSKGLPREIRIMRSAGFALLDTAAREIITKAAPFPYVKGAIEVPITFRLSEEN